In Sphingomonas phyllosphaerae, one DNA window encodes the following:
- the pth gene encoding aminoacyl-tRNA hydrolase, with protein sequence MHLWVGLGNPGAQYAMHRHNVGFMAVDAIAEVHGFAAPSKKFQGWLQEGRIGTTKVLLLKPATFMNDSGRSVGEALRFYKLGTDALTVFHDELDLAPMKVKVKQGGGTAGHNGLRSIDQHLGADFRRVRIGIGHPGHKDRVTGHVLGNYAKSEIDALSDVLGALAAEAAWLAQGDDVRFMNDVALRLG encoded by the coding sequence ATGCACTTGTGGGTGGGGCTCGGCAATCCGGGCGCGCAATATGCGATGCACCGCCACAATGTCGGCTTCATGGCGGTCGACGCGATCGCCGAGGTCCATGGCTTTGCTGCGCCGTCAAAGAAATTCCAGGGCTGGTTGCAGGAAGGCCGGATCGGCACGACCAAGGTGCTGCTGCTCAAGCCCGCGACCTTCATGAACGACAGCGGCCGCTCGGTCGGCGAGGCGCTGCGCTTCTACAAGCTCGGCACCGACGCGCTGACCGTCTTCCACGACGAACTCGACCTCGCGCCGATGAAGGTCAAGGTGAAGCAGGGCGGCGGCACCGCCGGGCATAACGGGCTGCGCTCGATCGACCAGCATCTGGGTGCGGACTTCCGCCGCGTGCGGATCGGGATCGGGCATCCCGGGCACAAGGATCGCGTGACCGGCCACGTGCTCGGCAATTACGCCAAGAGCGAGATCGACGCATTGAGCGACGTGCTGGGCGCGCTGGCCGCGGAGGCGGCGTGGCTCGCGCAGGGGGACGACGTGCGGTTCATGAATGACGTGGCGCTGCGGTTGGGGTGA
- a CDS encoding 50S ribosomal protein L25/general stress protein Ctc: protein MSDTITLAAETRDRVGKGASRALRRDGRVPAVIYGQNKEPTSIHLEEKALVKALMTGHFMNSVIMVDGTRTLAKDVAFHPVTDRPTHVDFLRIGEHETVTIAVPVVFTDEDDAPGIKKGNGVLNIVQHDVELVVDAADIPSEITVSLKGLEIGDTIHISDLKLPKGAKPAAEGEVAVATLVAPTVPTAADEQADAEVAEAQAAEAAEEAGEGEDKGE, encoded by the coding sequence ATGAGCGACACCATTACGCTCGCAGCCGAGACGCGTGACCGGGTTGGCAAGGGAGCCTCCCGTGCACTCCGTCGCGACGGCCGCGTCCCCGCCGTGATCTATGGCCAGAACAAGGAGCCGACCTCGATCCATCTCGAGGAGAAGGCACTCGTCAAGGCGCTGATGACCGGCCACTTCATGAACTCGGTCATCATGGTCGACGGCACGCGCACGCTGGCCAAGGACGTGGCGTTCCACCCGGTCACCGACCGTCCGACGCACGTCGACTTCCTGCGCATCGGCGAGCACGAGACCGTGACGATCGCGGTGCCGGTCGTGTTCACCGACGAGGACGACGCGCCGGGCATCAAGAAGGGCAATGGCGTGCTCAACATCGTCCAGCATGACGTCGAGCTGGTCGTCGACGCCGCCGACATCCCCAGCGAGATCACCGTTTCGCTCAAGGGTCTCGAGATCGGCGACACGATCCACATCTCCGACCTGAAGCTGCCGAAGGGCGCGAAGCCGGCCGCTGAGGGCGAGGTCGCTGTCGCCACGCTGGTGGCGCCGACCGTCCCGACCGCAGCGGACGAGCAGGCCGACGCCGAAGTCGCCGAGGCGCAGGCTGCCGAAGCCGCCGAGGAAGCCGGCGAAGGCGAGGACAAGGGCGAGTAA
- a CDS encoding TraB/GumN family protein — translation MKITAPLFALLLALPLPACAQPAPAPAATAQDADPALWVVKDKDTTIYLFGTIHVLKPGLSWFDEAVKSAFDRSQTLVLEMVEPDAATQQRVVSAAAFDPNGTPLTQQLSPNYRAAFAKAMGDGQVQPAVYEKMRPWFAAVTLSLLPVRQLGYDPANGPEKVLTDAAKAAGKPVVGLETFEGQLGVFGKLSKPAQVQLLESTLDELPKVDATFTTLVDAWASGEPEGVAKEMNESLKDSPEVAKVLLTDRNKQWAAWIAERMTRPGTVFIAVGAGHLAGAGSVQDQLGAYKLKAVRVTY, via the coding sequence ATGAAGATCACCGCTCCGCTGTTCGCGCTGTTGCTCGCCTTGCCGCTGCCCGCCTGTGCGCAGCCGGCCCCCGCGCCCGCCGCGACGGCGCAGGATGCCGATCCCGCCTTGTGGGTGGTCAAGGACAAGGACACGACCATCTATCTGTTCGGGACGATCCATGTCCTGAAGCCGGGGCTGTCGTGGTTCGACGAGGCGGTGAAGAGCGCGTTCGACCGCTCGCAGACATTGGTGCTGGAGATGGTCGAGCCCGACGCCGCCACGCAGCAGCGCGTGGTGAGCGCCGCCGCCTTCGACCCGAACGGCACGCCGCTGACGCAGCAGCTGTCACCCAATTATCGCGCCGCCTTCGCCAAGGCGATGGGCGACGGGCAGGTCCAGCCCGCGGTGTACGAGAAGATGCGTCCATGGTTCGCGGCGGTGACGCTGTCGCTGCTGCCGGTACGCCAGCTCGGCTATGATCCGGCGAACGGACCGGAGAAGGTGCTGACCGACGCGGCGAAGGCGGCGGGCAAGCCGGTCGTCGGGCTGGAGACGTTCGAGGGGCAATTGGGCGTGTTCGGCAAGCTGTCAAAGCCTGCGCAGGTGCAGTTGCTGGAGAGCACGCTCGACGAGCTGCCCAAGGTCGATGCGACCTTCACGACGCTGGTCGATGCGTGGGCGAGCGGCGAGCCCGAGGGCGTGGCGAAGGAGATGAACGAGTCGCTGAAGGACTCGCCCGAGGTCGCGAAGGTGCTGCTCACCGACCGCAACAAGCAATGGGCGGCGTGGATCGCGGAGCGGATGACGCGGCCGGGGACGGTGTTCATCGCCGTCGGCGCCGGGCATCTGGCCGGCGCGGGCAGCGTGCAGGACCAGCTGGGGGCGTACAAGCTGAAGGCGGTGCGGGTGACGTATTGA
- a CDS encoding glycine--tRNA ligase subunit alpha, protein MTDISAPRPLSFQAMILRLHQYWSERGCAILQPYDMEMGAGTFHPATTLRALGPETWNAAYVQPCRRPTDGRYGENPNRLQHYYQYQVILKPSPPDLQELYLGSLAAIGVDTGLHDIRFVEDDWESPTLGAWGLGWEVWCDGMEVTQFTYFQQMGGFDMKPVAGELTYGLERLAMYIQNVDNVYDLAFNDAGVSYGDVFLDNERQMSTWNFEVADTDALFDLFRKAAAECERSLEAKLPIPAYEQAIKASHTFNLLQARGVISVAERQAYIGRVRDLAKAACAAYMEKNGWAA, encoded by the coding sequence ATGACCGACATCAGCGCTCCCCGCCCGCTCAGCTTTCAGGCGATGATCCTGCGGCTCCACCAATATTGGTCGGAGCGCGGCTGTGCGATCCTCCAGCCCTATGACATGGAAATGGGGGCCGGCACCTTCCACCCCGCCACCACGCTGCGCGCGCTGGGGCCGGAGACGTGGAACGCCGCCTATGTCCAGCCGTGCCGCCGCCCGACCGACGGCCGCTATGGCGAGAACCCCAACCGGCTCCAGCATTATTACCAATATCAGGTGATCCTGAAGCCGAGCCCGCCCGATCTGCAGGAACTGTATCTCGGCAGCCTCGCCGCGATCGGCGTCGATACCGGGCTGCACGACATCCGCTTCGTCGAGGACGATTGGGAGAGCCCGACGCTCGGCGCCTGGGGGCTGGGCTGGGAGGTCTGGTGCGACGGGATGGAGGTGACGCAATTCACCTATTTCCAGCAGATGGGCGGGTTCGACATGAAGCCGGTCGCGGGCGAGTTGACCTACGGGCTCGAACGGCTGGCGATGTATATCCAGAACGTCGACAACGTCTACGATCTGGCGTTCAACGATGCCGGCGTGTCGTACGGCGACGTGTTCCTCGACAACGAGCGGCAGATGTCGACGTGGAATTTCGAGGTCGCCGACACCGACGCCTTGTTCGACCTGTTCAGGAAGGCCGCGGCCGAGTGCGAGCGTAGCCTTGAGGCGAAGCTGCCGATCCCCGCCTATGAACAGGCGATCAAGGCCAGCCACACTTTCAACCTGTTGCAGGCGCGCGGCGTGATCTCGGTCGCCGAGCGGCAGGCGTATATCGGCCGCGTCCGCGATCTCGCGAAGGCGGCGTGCGCCGCATATATGGAAAAGAACGGGTGGGCGGCGTGA
- the glyS gene encoding glycine--tRNA ligase subunit beta: MSDFLLELRSEEIPARMQGKAREDLARLFAAELAKAGLTAAATVTYATPRRLALILRDLPDATQAVSEEVKGPRASAPPQALEGFLRKTGLTAGQLTERDGVLYAITEKPGRATAELLAEAVPAVIRAFPWPKSMRWGAASLSTESLRWVRPLQGIVALFGEEVVPVSIAGVESGAATLGHRFHHPGAITIGSAADYVEKLRACHVIVDQDERAALIRDRATALAAEAGLVLVEDEGLVAENAGLTEWPVPLLGRFDEDFLSVPPEVIQLTARVNQKYFVCRGADGKLANAFVCTANIDAHDGGAKIVEGNRKVLAARLSDARFFYDTDLKVPLAEQATKLDRIVFHEKLGTVADKVERVAKLARWLVEEGVIKPSPLRGEGVGEGPVSQREPGLDEIPTPHQGRVNDAPHRSVHAGSMDDPTLPLPAGEREQLAAKAERAARLAKADLVTGMVGEFPELQGLMGGYYAAAQGEDEAVANAIRDHYKPVGQGDEVPTDPVTVAVALADKLDSLQQFFAIGQAPTGSKDPFALRRSALGVIRLMTENNLRYRVPADLLDFFADRLKVQQREAGVRHDLIDAVFALGGEDDLVRLLARVRALQSFIGTDDGANLLAGYKRAANILKKENVPVAPAQAGAHVSLDQSVSSEGTHNPLSYTPEKDEAALIAALDAAEPAAAQAIAREDFEGAMAALATLRAPIDAFFDSVTVNDKDEEKRKTRLILLARIRAAVHKVADFSRIEG; this comes from the coding sequence GTGAGCGATTTTCTTCTCGAACTCCGCTCGGAGGAAATCCCGGCGCGGATGCAGGGCAAGGCGCGCGAGGATCTCGCGCGGCTGTTCGCAGCCGAGCTGGCGAAGGCCGGGCTCACCGCCGCCGCGACCGTTACCTATGCGACGCCGCGCCGCCTGGCGCTGATCCTGCGCGACCTGCCCGACGCCACGCAGGCGGTCAGCGAGGAAGTGAAGGGCCCGCGCGCCTCCGCGCCGCCGCAGGCGCTGGAAGGCTTCCTCCGCAAGACCGGACTGACCGCCGGGCAGCTTACCGAGCGTGACGGCGTGCTCTACGCGATCACCGAAAAGCCCGGCCGTGCGACCGCCGAATTGCTCGCCGAGGCGGTCCCGGCGGTAATCCGCGCCTTCCCGTGGCCGAAGTCGATGCGCTGGGGCGCGGCCTCACTGTCGACCGAGAGCCTGCGCTGGGTGCGCCCGCTGCAGGGCATCGTCGCCCTGTTCGGCGAAGAGGTCGTGCCGGTGTCGATCGCCGGGGTCGAGAGCGGCGCGGCAACGCTAGGGCACCGCTTCCACCATCCCGGCGCGATCACGATCGGCTCGGCGGCGGATTATGTCGAGAAGCTGCGCGCCTGCCACGTCATCGTCGACCAGGACGAGCGCGCCGCGCTGATCCGCGACCGCGCCACCGCGCTCGCCGCCGAAGCGGGCTTGGTGCTGGTCGAGGACGAGGGGCTGGTCGCCGAGAACGCCGGGCTGACCGAATGGCCGGTGCCGCTGCTCGGCCGCTTCGACGAGGATTTCCTGTCGGTCCCGCCCGAGGTTATCCAGCTGACCGCGCGGGTGAATCAGAAATATTTCGTGTGCCGCGGTGCTGACGGCAAGCTGGCGAATGCGTTTGTCTGTACCGCTAACATCGACGCGCACGACGGCGGCGCGAAGATCGTCGAGGGCAACCGCAAGGTGCTCGCCGCCCGGCTGAGCGACGCGCGCTTCTTCTACGACACCGATCTGAAGGTGCCGCTGGCGGAGCAGGCGACGAAGCTCGACCGGATCGTCTTCCACGAGAAGCTGGGAACGGTGGCGGATAAGGTCGAGCGCGTCGCCAAGCTGGCGCGCTGGCTGGTGGAAGAGGGTGTCATTAAGCCCTCTCCCCTCAGGGGAGAGGGTGTGGGTGAGGGGCCGGTGTCTCAGCGAGAGCCCGGTCTCGATGAGATACCAACCCCTCACCAGGGTCGGGTGAACGATGCCCCGCATCGTTCAGTCCATGCTGGGAGCATGGACGACCCGACCCTCCCTCTCCCCGCAGGGGAGAGGGAGCAACTCGCCGCTAAAGCCGAACGCGCCGCCCGACTCGCAAAGGCCGATCTCGTCACCGGCATGGTCGGCGAGTTCCCCGAATTGCAGGGCCTGATGGGCGGCTATTACGCCGCCGCGCAGGGCGAGGACGAAGCGGTCGCGAACGCGATCCGCGACCATTACAAGCCCGTCGGGCAGGGCGACGAGGTGCCGACCGATCCGGTGACGGTGGCGGTGGCGCTGGCGGACAAGCTTGACAGCCTCCAGCAGTTCTTCGCGATCGGACAGGCGCCGACCGGTTCGAAGGACCCGTTCGCGCTTCGTCGCTCGGCGCTGGGTGTCATCCGCCTGATGACCGAAAACAACCTGCGCTATCGTGTGCCGGCCGACCTGCTCGACTTCTTCGCCGACCGCCTCAAGGTTCAGCAACGAGAGGCCGGCGTCCGCCACGACCTGATCGACGCGGTCTTCGCACTCGGCGGCGAGGACGATCTCGTCCGTCTGCTCGCCCGCGTCCGCGCGCTCCAGTCGTTCATCGGCACCGACGACGGCGCGAACCTGCTCGCCGGCTACAAGCGCGCCGCCAACATCCTGAAGAAAGAAAACGTCCCCGTCGCCCCTGCGCAGGCAGGGGCCCATGTCTCTCTCGATCAGTCGGTGTCGTCCGAGGGAACCCACAACCCCCTGTCCTACACGCCCGAAAAGGACGAAGCTGCGCTGATCGCCGCGCTCGACGCCGCCGAGCCCGCCGCGGCGCAGGCGATCGCGCGCGAGGATTTCGAGGGCGCGATGGCCGCGCTCGCGACACTCCGCGCGCCAATTGATGCGTTTTTTGATAGCGTTACCGTCAACGACAAGGATGAGGAAAAGCGTAAAACACGTTTAATCCTGCTGGCGCGCATCCGCGCCGCAGTGCACAAGGTCGCCGATTTCTCGAGAATCGAGGGCTGA
- the ppdK gene encoding pyruvate, phosphate dikinase, giving the protein MTQRYVYRFGGGVSDGGKGDKNLLGGKGANLAEMASIDLPVPPGFTISTAMCARYYEEGERFPDSLKAEVAEGIAHIERVTGKRFGDAADPLLVSVRSGARVSMPGMMDTVLNLGLNDQTVEGLATASGDERFAWDSYRRFIQMYSDVVLELDHGAFEEALEIAKEDRGYTLDTELSAADWRELVAEYKRLVEQEWGKPFPQDVHDQLWGAVGAVFGSWQSERAKVYRRLNHIPGDWGTAVNVQAMVFGNMGDTSATGVAFTRDPAKGDRAYYGEFLINAQGEDVVAGIRTPQYLTKAAREEAGAKPLSMEEALPEVYTELAAVFDKLETHYRDMQDIEFTVERGKLWMLQTRSGKRTAKAALKIAVEMASEGLITREEAIARVEPQALDQLLHPTLDPEAARDVLTKGLPASPGAASGLVVFDADTAERMAADGKAVILVRTETSPEDIHGMHAAKGILTARGGMTSHAAVVARGMGRPCVSGAGSLAISAKDKVLRVGAREVREGETLTIDGATGEVMVGEVATIQLELAGDFGTLMEWADGVRRLKVRANAETPLDCRTARDFGAEGVGLCRTEHMFFDAARITAVRQMILAEDEAGRRAALEKLLPEQRADFTAIFEVMAGLPVTVRLLDPPLHEFLPHEENEFAEVARATGLSVDQLKRRAAELHEFNPMLGHRGCRLGVTYPEIYEMQARAIFEAAIDVAEKSGEAPIPEVMIPLVGTKRELELMKIVVDAAAKAVFAERGRTLDYLVGTMIELPRAALRAGEIAEAGEFFSFGTNDLTQTTLGVSRDDASRFLGAYVEKGIYARDPFVSLDVEGVGELVEIAAERGRKTRPGIKLGICGEHGGDPASIAFCEQVGLDYVSASPYRVPIARLAAAQAALKAHA; this is encoded by the coding sequence ATGACCCAGCGTTACGTCTATCGCTTCGGTGGCGGCGTCTCCGACGGGGGCAAGGGCGACAAGAACCTGCTCGGCGGCAAGGGCGCGAACCTCGCCGAGATGGCGTCGATCGACCTGCCGGTGCCGCCCGGCTTCACGATCTCGACCGCAATGTGCGCGCGTTACTATGAGGAAGGCGAGCGCTTCCCCGACTCGCTGAAGGCCGAGGTCGCCGAGGGGATCGCGCATATCGAGCGCGTGACCGGCAAGCGGTTTGGCGACGCCGCCGATCCGCTTTTGGTGTCGGTGCGGTCGGGCGCGCGGGTGTCGATGCCGGGGATGATGGACACCGTCCTCAACCTCGGGCTCAACGACCAGACGGTCGAGGGGCTGGCGACGGCGAGCGGCGACGAACGCTTCGCCTGGGACAGCTATCGCCGCTTCATCCAGATGTATTCGGACGTGGTGCTCGAACTCGACCACGGCGCGTTCGAGGAAGCGCTGGAGATCGCCAAGGAAGACCGCGGCTACACGCTCGATACCGAGCTGTCGGCGGCGGACTGGCGCGAACTGGTCGCCGAATACAAGCGGCTGGTCGAGCAGGAATGGGGCAAGCCGTTCCCGCAGGACGTGCATGACCAGCTGTGGGGCGCGGTCGGCGCGGTGTTCGGCTCGTGGCAGTCGGAGCGCGCCAAGGTCTATCGCCGCCTCAACCATATCCCCGGCGACTGGGGCACCGCGGTCAACGTGCAGGCGATGGTGTTCGGCAACATGGGCGACACCAGCGCGACCGGCGTCGCCTTCACCCGCGATCCCGCCAAGGGCGACCGCGCTTATTACGGCGAATTCCTCATCAATGCGCAGGGCGAGGACGTCGTCGCTGGCATCCGCACCCCGCAATATCTGACCAAAGCGGCGCGCGAGGAAGCCGGCGCCAAGCCGCTGTCGATGGAAGAGGCGCTGCCGGAGGTCTATACCGAGCTGGCGGCGGTCTTCGACAAGCTCGAGACGCACTACCGCGACATGCAGGACATCGAGTTCACGGTCGAGCGCGGCAAATTGTGGATGCTCCAGACCCGCTCGGGCAAGCGCACCGCCAAGGCCGCGCTCAAGATCGCGGTCGAGATGGCGAGCGAGGGACTTATCACGCGCGAGGAAGCGATCGCGCGTGTCGAGCCGCAGGCGCTCGACCAGTTGCTCCACCCTACGCTCGATCCCGAGGCGGCGCGCGACGTGCTGACCAAGGGGCTGCCCGCCTCGCCGGGTGCGGCAAGCGGGCTGGTGGTGTTCGACGCCGACACCGCCGAGCGGATGGCGGCGGACGGCAAGGCGGTGATCCTCGTCCGTACCGAGACCAGCCCCGAGGACATCCACGGGATGCACGCCGCAAAGGGCATTCTCACCGCGCGGGGCGGGATGACCAGCCACGCCGCGGTGGTGGCGCGCGGAATGGGGCGGCCGTGCGTGTCGGGCGCTGGCTCGCTGGCGATCTCCGCCAAGGACAAGGTGTTGCGCGTTGGTGCCCGCGAGGTGCGCGAGGGCGAGACGCTGACGATCGACGGCGCGACCGGCGAGGTGATGGTCGGCGAGGTGGCGACGATCCAGCTCGAGCTGGCCGGCGATTTCGGGACGTTGATGGAATGGGCTGACGGCGTGCGCCGTCTCAAGGTCCGCGCCAATGCCGAGACGCCGCTCGATTGCCGCACCGCGCGCGATTTCGGTGCGGAGGGCGTCGGGCTGTGCCGCACCGAACATATGTTCTTCGACGCGGCGCGGATCACCGCGGTGCGCCAGATGATCCTTGCCGAGGATGAGGCGGGGCGGAGGGCGGCGCTGGAGAAGCTGCTCCCCGAACAGCGCGCCGATTTCACCGCGATCTTCGAGGTGATGGCGGGGCTGCCGGTGACGGTGCGATTGCTCGACCCGCCGCTCCACGAATTCCTGCCGCACGAGGAAAACGAATTCGCCGAGGTCGCGCGTGCGACCGGGCTGTCGGTCGACCAGCTGAAGCGCCGCGCGGCCGAGCTGCACGAATTCAACCCGATGCTCGGGCATCGTGGCTGCCGGCTGGGCGTGACCTATCCCGAAATCTACGAGATGCAGGCGCGCGCGATCTTCGAGGCGGCGATCGACGTTGCCGAGAAATCCGGCGAGGCGCCGATCCCCGAGGTGATGATCCCGCTGGTCGGCACCAAGCGCGAGCTGGAGTTGATGAAGATCGTCGTCGACGCCGCCGCCAAAGCGGTATTCGCCGAGCGCGGGCGGACGCTCGACTATCTGGTCGGTACGATGATCGAGCTGCCGCGCGCGGCGTTGCGCGCGGGCGAGATCGCCGAGGCGGGCGAGTTCTTCTCGTTCGGCACCAACGACCTGACGCAGACGACGCTGGGCGTCAGCCGCGACGATGCCAGCCGCTTTCTCGGCGCCTATGTGGAAAAGGGCATCTACGCGCGCGACCCGTTCGTCAGCCTTGATGTCGAGGGGGTCGGCGAACTGGTCGAGATCGCCGCCGAGCGCGGGCGCAAGACCCGCCCCGGCATCAAGCTGGGTATCTGCGGCGAGCACGGCGGCGATCCGGCATCGATCGCCTTTTGCGAACAGGTCGGGCTCGATTACGTCTCGGCGTCGCCCTACCGCGTACCGATCGCACGATTGGCGGCGGCGCAGGCGGCGCTGAAGGCCCACGCCTGA
- a CDS encoding Gfo/Idh/MocA family oxidoreductase produces MSIASALGLGGRKVRYAIVGLGDISQEALMPGVSHTGNSTMTALVSGDPEKLDKLGKHYGIKHLYSYDQFPALLASGEIDAIYLATPNWRHAEFAVPALEAGIHVLSEKPLDVSSEKAREIMAAADRGKAKLMTAYRLHFEPATLDAIRRIRAGELGELIAFTACFTQMVDPANHRVTNGIEAGPLFDMAPYPINAIRYLFGAEPLEVVSAVATRHPDAGFGDLDDTFAVTLRMPGSRLAQFTVSYYANNVDILTIAGTKGSIQMDPAFGFGQGLAHRRRIGEKDSAETFKATDQFGGELKYFSDCILEDRLPEPDGEEGLADLLVIEAIVAALETKQAVKIASVGRTRRIDPDVQEQTLRAVSAPDPVNAAPPTGD; encoded by the coding sequence ATGAGCATCGCTTCGGCACTCGGCCTTGGCGGCCGAAAGGTCCGCTACGCTATCGTCGGGCTCGGCGACATTTCGCAGGAAGCGTTGATGCCGGGTGTGTCGCATACCGGCAATTCGACGATGACCGCGCTCGTGTCGGGCGATCCCGAGAAGCTGGACAAGCTGGGTAAACATTACGGCATCAAGCATCTTTATAGCTACGATCAGTTTCCGGCACTGCTGGCATCGGGCGAGATCGATGCGATCTATCTCGCCACCCCCAATTGGCGACACGCGGAATTCGCGGTGCCGGCGCTTGAGGCGGGCATCCATGTGTTGAGCGAAAAGCCGCTCGACGTGTCGTCCGAGAAGGCGCGCGAGATCATGGCGGCTGCCGACAGGGGCAAGGCGAAGCTGATGACCGCCTACCGCCTGCATTTCGAGCCGGCGACGCTCGACGCGATCCGGCGGATACGGGCCGGCGAACTGGGCGAGCTGATCGCCTTCACCGCCTGTTTCACGCAGATGGTCGATCCCGCCAACCATCGCGTGACCAACGGGATCGAGGCGGGGCCGTTGTTCGACATGGCACCCTATCCGATCAACGCGATCCGCTATCTGTTCGGGGCCGAACCGCTCGAGGTGGTGTCGGCGGTCGCGACGCGCCATCCGGACGCGGGGTTCGGTGACCTCGACGACACTTTTGCGGTGACGCTGCGGATGCCGGGGAGCCGCCTCGCGCAATTCACGGTCAGCTATTATGCCAATAACGTCGACATCCTGACGATCGCCGGCACCAAGGGCTCGATCCAGATGGATCCGGCCTTCGGCTTCGGCCAGGGTCTCGCGCATCGTCGTCGTATCGGTGAAAAGGACAGTGCGGAGACGTTCAAGGCCACCGACCAGTTCGGCGGCGAGCTGAAATATTTCTCCGACTGCATCCTAGAGGATCGCCTGCCTGAGCCCGACGGCGAAGAGGGGCTTGCCGACTTGCTGGTGATCGAGGCGATCGTCGCGGCGCTCGAGACGAAGCAGGCGGTGAAGATCGCCTCGGTCGGGCGCACGCGGCGGATCGATCCCGATGTTCAAGAGCAGACGCTGCGGGCGGTGTCGGCGCCCGATCCTGTCAACGCCGCCCCACCGACCGGTGACTGA
- a CDS encoding glucose 1-dehydrogenase encodes MSDAKQPLAQHTAIVTGASSGIGLAVADALAGAGAAVVINYRSDRDSAEALAARIVARGGQGISVQADVSDEADVVRLFDAAAEAFGRVDVLVSNSGVQKDAAIADLSLADWNAVIDINLTGQFLCAREAVRRFRAQPAAARPARSAGTIIAMSSVHEVIPWAGHVNYAAAKGGIRMLTRSLAQEVAGDAIRVNAIAPGAIRTPINKDAWESDAALEKLLRLIPYGRIGEPEDVARAAVWLASDAADYVTGTTLFVDGGMSLYPEFRDNG; translated from the coding sequence ATGTCCGACGCGAAGCAGCCGTTGGCGCAGCATACGGCGATCGTCACCGGGGCGAGTTCGGGGATCGGGCTCGCCGTGGCCGACGCGCTGGCGGGCGCGGGGGCGGCGGTCGTGATCAACTACCGGTCCGATCGCGACAGTGCCGAGGCGCTCGCCGCGCGGATCGTCGCGCGCGGCGGGCAGGGGATCTCCGTGCAGGCGGACGTGTCCGACGAGGCGGACGTCGTGCGGTTGTTCGACGCTGCTGCCGAGGCATTCGGGCGCGTCGACGTGCTGGTGTCCAACTCGGGCGTGCAGAAGGATGCGGCGATCGCCGACCTGTCGCTCGCCGACTGGAATGCCGTCATCGACATCAATCTGACCGGCCAGTTTCTTTGCGCGCGCGAAGCGGTGCGTCGCTTCCGTGCGCAGCCCGCGGCAGCGCGCCCGGCGCGCAGCGCGGGAACCATCATTGCGATGAGTTCGGTCCACGAGGTCATCCCATGGGCCGGGCACGTCAATTATGCCGCCGCCAAGGGCGGTATCCGGATGCTGACGCGCTCGCTGGCGCAGGAGGTGGCGGGGGACGCCATCCGCGTCAACGCCATCGCGCCGGGCGCCATCCGCACTCCGATCAACAAGGACGCGTGGGAGAGCGACGCGGCGCTCGAGAAGCTGCTGCGGCTGATCCCGTACGGGCGGATCGGCGAGCCGGAGGACGTCGCGCGCGCCGCGGTCTGGCTGGCATCGGATGCGGCGGATTACGTCACGGGGACGACGTTGTTCGTCGACGGCGGCATGTCGCTCTACCCTGAATTCCGCGACAATGGATAG